A single genomic interval of Arachis duranensis cultivar V14167 chromosome 7, aradu.V14167.gnm2.J7QH, whole genome shotgun sequence harbors:
- the LOC127740585 gene encoding uncharacterized mitochondrial protein AtMg01410-like, with product MAAGYLVASPTVRYVYDKFNDLLSAWDLDWFTSRVHPYLPSPFDYGIPPVTGRLGQTIEGGGKRRIFAMGNYVNLNQRLLKPVHDWLMQVLRRIPMDGTFAFTKLRWNQHKPLDRLVGNQTCYSFDLKSATDRWPVLFLFEVFKVCFGQPFASSVVNSALAFHFCEVPFVKNKDSQVYFRVGQPLGYYSYWPLFALTYHI from the coding sequence ATGGCCGCAGGGTACCTTGTGGCCTCCCCCACAGTACGATATGTGTATGACAAGTTTAACGACTTGTTAAGTGCGTGGGATCTGGACTGGTTTACTAGCCGAGTCCATCCCTACTTGCCATCACCATTCGACTATGGGATTCCACCAGTTACTGGCCGTCTCGGTCAGACTATTGAGGGAGGAGGCAAAAGGAGAATATTCGCCATGGGTAACTATGTCAATCTCAATCAGAGGCTGCTGAAGCCGGTCCATGACTGGCTAATGCAAGTGCTTAGGAGGATTCCCATGGATGGAACCTTCGCTTTTACTAAGCTAAGGTGGAATCAGCACAAACCTCTTGATCGACTAGTTGGCAATCAAACCTGTTACTCTTTCGATTTGAAATCTGCCACCGATAGGTGGCCAGTATTATTTCTCTTCGAAGTGTTTAAGGTTTGTTTTGGTCAGCCGTTCGCTTCGAGTGTTGTTAATTCAGCACTAGCCTTTCATTTCTGTGAGGTCCCATTCGTAAAGAACAAGGACTCTCAAGTCTATTTTAGGGTCGGACAACCGCTAGGATATTACTCCTATTGGCCTTTGTTTGCACTTACTTACCATATTTGA